In Taeniopygia guttata chromosome 2, bTaeGut7.mat, whole genome shotgun sequence, one genomic interval encodes:
- the BET1 gene encoding BET1 homolog: MRRAGLGDGATAGSHGYTNSGYSVYEEENDRLTESLRTKVSAIKSLSIEIGTEVKNQNKMLSEMENDFDSTGGLLGATMGRLKTLSRGSQTKLLCYMMLFSLFVFFVIYWIIKLR; encoded by the exons ATGAGGCGCGCGGGGCTGG GTGATGGAGCAACTGCAGGGAGCCATGGCTACACCAACAGTGGCTACAGCGTTTACGAAGAGGAGAATGACAGGTTAACAGAAAGCCTGCGTACAAAAGTCAGCGCCATTAAATCG CTTTCCATTGAAATTGGAACAGAAGttaaaaaccagaataaaatgTTATCAGAAATG gaGAACGATTTTGACTCTACGGGTGGACTACTAGGTGCAACTATGGGCAGACTGAAAACACTCTCCAGAGGAAGCCAGACAAAGCTATTATGCTACATGATGCtcttttcattatttgttttttttgtaatatacTGGATTATTAAACTGAGGTGA